The following coding sequences lie in one Lolium perenne isolate Kyuss_39 chromosome 2, Kyuss_2.0, whole genome shotgun sequence genomic window:
- the LOC127328594 gene encoding uncharacterized protein has protein sequence MDGQINVWNTATRTLQGTLESSESGFEWLKWHPRCHLIIAGSEDCNIWVWNADHNAFPSIFAGHSSTVTCGDFTPDGKLICSGSDDATLRIWDLESAQCRHVVRCHGYHTQGLTCLAITWDSQSIVSGSQDNSVCIVNINSGQVVGSLVGHTNSVECMGISPRYNWVATGSID, from the exons ATGGATGGACAGATAAATGTATGGAATACAGCTACACGAACACTTCAGGGAACCCTTGAGAGCTCTGAATCAGGCTTTGAG TGGCTTAAATGGCATCCGCGATGTCACTTGATAATTGCCGGATCAGAAGACTGTAATATATGGGTGTGGAATGCCGACCACAATGCCTTTCCGAGTATATTTGCTGGCCACAGTAGCACAGTGACATGTGGTGACTTTACCCCTGATG GTAAGCTTATTTGTAGCGGATCAGATGATGCAACATTGAGGATATGGGACCTTGAAAGTGCACAATGCAGACATGTTGTTCGGT GTCATGGCTATCACACTCAAGGATTGACATGTTTAGCTATTACATGGGACTCCCAGTCCATTGTTAGTGGCTCTCAGGACAATTCCGTGTGCATTGTGAATATAAACTCAGGCCAG GTTGTTGGTTCATTAGTGGGCCACACTAACTCGGTCGAGTGCATGGGCATCTCACCAAG GTATAACTGGGTGGCCACAGGGAGCATTGATTAG
- the LOC127330022 gene encoding dirigent protein 7-like yields the protein MSPIPSLLLVLLAVATSSAPGVAGLGGGEKLKHIHLYMHETFSGENATEGAMLPSPFGANATFGSVGVFDNELRTGRSRDSPLVARYQGIIVATGVAEGPALEGRMSVASILFIAGEYNGSKLSLEGPMIGFQGTAERSVVGGSGKFRMARGYYLLKLLGLTSPNSAVSEIDFYVLPCDPSYL from the coding sequence ATGTCGCCGATACCCTCGCTGCTCCTCGTCCTCCTAGCGGTAGCAACCTCGTCGGCGCCCGGCGTCGCTGGCCTCGGCGGCGGGGAGAAGCTGAAGCACATCCACCTGTACATGCACGAGACGTTCTCGGGGGAGAACGCCACGGAGGGCGCCATGCTGCCGTCCCCCTTCGGCGCCAACGCTACGTTCGGTTCGGTGGGCGTGTTCGACAACGAGCTCCGCACCGGCCGCAGCAGGGACTCGCCGCTCGTGGCGCGGTACCAGGGCATCATCGTCGCCACGGGGGTGGCGGAGGGCCCGGCTCTGGAGGGCCGCATGTCGGTCGCCTCCATTCTGTTCATCGCCGGGGAGTACAACGGGAGCAAGCTGTCCCTGGAGGGGCCCATGATCGGCTTCCAGGGCACGGCTGAGCGCAGCGTCGTCGGCGGCAGCGGCAAGTTCAGGATGGCGCGCGGGTACTACCTGCTCAAGCTCCTCGGCCTCACGTCGCCCAACAGCGCCGTCTCCGAGATCGACTTCTACGTGCTCCCCTGCGACCCGAGCTACCTCTAA